The following proteins come from a genomic window of Paenibacillus sp. CAA11:
- a CDS encoding sensor histidine kinase: protein MRLFWREHCPLVLFYSVQMLLVPLLYWMTGDERPPSIVLYGILLSMFILVLYLGYRYFTERSLYRQLSQPTNAGGYVSLRPLGEAPLPEAVGEFVKQVDRLNQEELHYHRSRMEHHIVFIHRWVHQMKTPLSVIQLTVQEIDDPAKANSILEEVDRLRKGMEMVLHTSRLDRFEHDIKVEKVNLQQLIHQAFADNRKLFIRKRLTPVIQIDPEIHVLSDKKWLFFIVGQLLVNAVNYTQGAGKKVYVEVKPGEDMLILSIRDEGIGILKEDIGRVFNPYFTGERGRQYHESTGMGLYLVSEACKRLGHGVEIASEPDQGTEVSIIFKERVRP, encoded by the coding sequence ATGAGACTATTCTGGAGGGAGCACTGTCCGTTAGTTCTGTTCTATTCCGTACAAATGCTGCTTGTCCCCTTGCTGTACTGGATGACGGGAGATGAGCGTCCGCCAAGCATCGTGTTGTATGGAATACTGCTGAGCATGTTTATCCTGGTTCTATACTTAGGCTACCGATATTTCACTGAGCGTTCGTTATATCGTCAGCTGAGTCAGCCCACTAATGCTGGCGGTTATGTATCGCTTCGTCCTTTGGGAGAGGCGCCGCTTCCTGAGGCGGTCGGAGAGTTCGTGAAGCAGGTTGATCGGCTAAATCAGGAGGAGCTGCATTATCATCGCAGCCGTATGGAGCATCATATTGTGTTTATACACCGCTGGGTGCATCAGATGAAGACCCCGCTTTCCGTCATTCAGCTTACCGTACAGGAGATTGATGATCCCGCTAAGGCCAACAGCATATTGGAAGAGGTTGACCGTCTGAGGAAAGGCATGGAGATGGTCCTACACACATCCAGATTGGATCGATTTGAGCATGATATCAAGGTTGAAAAAGTTAATCTCCAGCAATTAATCCACCAGGCATTTGCAGACAATCGTAAATTATTTATTCGAAAGAGATTAACCCCGGTTATTCAAATTGATCCTGAAATTCATGTGCTGAGCGATAAGAAATGGCTGTTCTTTATCGTCGGCCAGCTTCTCGTGAATGCCGTGAACTATACACAAGGTGCAGGAAAAAAGGTTTATGTCGAAGTTAAGCCTGGTGAAGATATGCTAATTCTGAGTATCCGGGATGAAGGAATCGGCATTCTGAAAGAAGACATAGGCAGGGTATTTAATCCCTATTTTACCGGTGAGCGCGGCAGGCAGTATCATGAATCTACAGGGATGGGATTGTATCTGGTTAGTGAAGCTTGTAAGCGGCTGGGACATGGGGTCGAGATCGCTTCAGAGCCGGACCAAGGAACGGAGGTAAGTATTATTTTTAAAGAAAGAGTCCGTCCCTGA
- a CDS encoding ABC transporter ATP-binding protein gives MQEKMIEVDHVTRRESRRVVIKDMSFCLRKGKIYGLIGPNGAGKSTLIRLMTGMTQPSGGHIRIHGDDVHSERSIALRQVGALIETPAFFKSMTGRQALRNLSRLHSNISSAERESYIEKLLKDVKLLGQADQKIKSYSLGMKQRLGIAQAMLGDPEVIILDEPANGLDPLGVRILRNLLTELRDTGNRTILISSHLLDEIQQICDEVLVIRSGEVIWQGATSLLASEGQRLEDAFLELGGWEEEGD, from the coding sequence TTGCAAGAGAAGATGATAGAAGTCGATCATGTTACCAGACGGGAGAGCCGGCGGGTTGTAATAAAGGATATGTCATTTTGCTTAAGAAAAGGTAAAATTTATGGACTCATTGGCCCTAATGGGGCAGGAAAAAGCACATTAATTCGCCTTATGACTGGAATGACTCAACCTTCCGGTGGTCATATCCGGATTCATGGAGATGATGTTCATTCGGAACGAAGCATTGCTTTGAGACAGGTTGGCGCACTGATAGAAACACCTGCCTTTTTTAAAAGTATGACCGGGAGGCAAGCCTTGCGTAATTTATCCCGGCTGCATTCAAATATTTCATCAGCGGAACGGGAGAGCTATATTGAGAAACTGCTAAAGGACGTGAAGCTGTTAGGTCAGGCGGACCAGAAGATTAAAAGTTACTCCCTTGGTATGAAGCAAAGGCTGGGGATTGCTCAAGCCATGCTAGGAGATCCTGAAGTGATTATCCTGGATGAGCCTGCTAACGGGCTTGATCCCTTGGGTGTGCGTATTCTTCGGAACCTGTTGACTGAGCTGCGTGACACAGGTAACCGTACCATACTGATCTCAAGTCATTTGCTGGATGAGATACAGCAGATTTGTGATGAAGTGCTTGTGATCCGCTCGGGTGAGGTGATTTGGCAAGGTGCTACATCGCTTCTTGCATCAGAAGGGCAAAGGCTGGAGGATGCGTTCCTTGAGCTTGGCGGCTGGGAAGAGGAGGGAGATTGA
- a CDS encoding ABC transporter ATP-binding protein — MIGKDASHVNMVEIRDLNKVYAGSVSTVALKDIHLTVKAGEFVGIMGPSGSGKTTLLNMVSTIDTPSSGSVMINNSNPYQLRKEELALFRRRQLGFVFQDFNLLDTLTVEENIVLPLTLDSAKMKEMKLRLKQTVERLGLESLLAKRPYEISGGQRQRTAIARAIITSPALLLADEPTGALDSGASRVVMESLENINRQDGTTIMLVTHDPVSASYCDRIVFIRDGRLSAEIHQGNNRLAFFQKIIDTLSLWGGSSNEFSSIRV, encoded by the coding sequence ATGATTGGAAAGGATGCATCTCATGTGAATATGGTCGAAATTAGGGACTTAAATAAAGTGTATGCAGGAAGCGTCTCCACCGTAGCTTTAAAGGATATCCATCTTACGGTGAAGGCAGGCGAGTTTGTAGGAATTATGGGGCCGTCGGGAAGCGGCAAGACCACACTGCTTAATATGGTGTCAACGATTGACACCCCGAGCTCCGGTTCTGTAATGATCAATAACAGCAATCCTTATCAGCTTCGCAAGGAGGAGCTGGCTTTATTTCGGCGCAGACAGCTTGGATTTGTCTTTCAGGATTTTAATCTGCTGGATACGCTAACGGTTGAAGAGAACATTGTGCTGCCCTTGACACTTGATAGCGCCAAGATGAAGGAGATGAAGCTGCGGCTAAAGCAGACTGTAGAGCGGCTGGGTTTGGAGTCTCTTTTGGCAAAGCGACCTTATGAAATATCGGGAGGACAACGCCAGCGTACGGCGATTGCGCGGGCGATCATCACTTCGCCGGCATTGCTGCTCGCAGATGAGCCAACGGGTGCTTTGGATTCCGGAGCTTCACGTGTTGTGATGGAATCCCTGGAGAACATCAATCGTCAGGACGGAACGACAATTATGCTGGTGACCCATGATCCAGTGTCGGCAAGTTATTGCGACAGGATCGTCTTCATTCGTGACGGAAGGCTATCCGCCGAGATTCATCAGGGGAACAATCGTCTGGCTTTTTTTCAGAAGATTATAGACACCTTGTCCTTGTGGGGAGGGAGCAGCAATGAATTTTCCTCGATTCGCGTTTAA
- a CDS encoding FtsX-like permease family protein produces MNFPRFAFNNVRRNSRAYMAYFLSSAFMVMIFFCFAVFVNHPEVEQIQLGKLSQAVMKIAEYVIFVFAVFFVLYSISQFLKNRRREFGLLLILGARPGQINRLIFIENMLIGMAAIVSGVASGLILSKMFLLFGTKMMEVQELPFYWPTGAIKITVISFLALFICISVFTLSMIKKSQALQLLKGGSAAVKKEPKVSWVWSFLGAVLLGIGWYALYMGRLTPVKLFIAAAAGIAGTYLFYSQISVLLIGWIKKRRTWVWKKVNLLWVSEMAYKLKDNARMLFLVTVVISIASMSAGVVIAMDEDNRDSYLDDPFVLRYYSTNESFVKEDLDHINRQLEAAGVVYNQFKVESINKSSSHRSLKYLSVMPLSIFNQIENAIGLNSIPLDSKHGQALLVYDAAKSSPVNVDKPIEIVLEGGKQVQIQGSVGSKALPYMGYINTNLLIVSDDLYKQLRAQEQRADTVYFYEVPAWNSGSLPDEASQEYRLGVDIGKWNEDHDHGNLLSIRSDGYIKLKLGTALFRFIGIFISLIFSFASASFLYFKLHTELSTDAAMYRALSKIGLSTAEMKKSTSLQIGLLFFIPIIVSTIFSLVVLAPILKMVYINSYYKPVLMAAAGFLALQMVYYFIVRAGYLRHLKRIMV; encoded by the coding sequence ATGAATTTTCCTCGATTCGCGTTTAATAATGTTAGACGAAATAGCCGGGCTTACATGGCTTATTTCCTTAGCAGTGCCTTTATGGTTATGATCTTCTTCTGCTTTGCCGTATTTGTAAATCACCCAGAAGTGGAGCAAATCCAGCTGGGCAAGCTCTCGCAGGCGGTTATGAAGATCGCTGAATATGTCATATTTGTGTTCGCAGTATTTTTTGTGCTGTATTCAATCAGTCAATTTTTGAAGAATCGGCGAAGAGAGTTTGGCCTTCTTTTAATTCTTGGGGCTAGGCCGGGCCAGATCAATCGGCTGATTTTTATTGAGAACATGTTGATTGGCATGGCTGCGATCGTATCCGGTGTGGCCAGCGGGCTGATTCTCTCGAAGATGTTCTTATTGTTTGGGACAAAGATGATGGAGGTACAGGAGCTGCCCTTTTATTGGCCGACCGGGGCCATTAAGATAACGGTGATCTCATTTCTCGCTTTGTTTATTTGTATTTCGGTCTTTACCTTAAGCATGATTAAGAAGAGTCAAGCATTACAGCTGCTAAAAGGAGGCTCGGCTGCAGTTAAGAAGGAACCGAAGGTTTCTTGGGTTTGGTCCTTCCTCGGGGCTGTTCTGCTCGGAATTGGGTGGTACGCTCTTTATATGGGACGTTTAACACCCGTTAAGCTGTTTATCGCAGCTGCAGCAGGGATCGCGGGGACTTACTTGTTCTATTCACAAATTTCTGTTCTGTTGATTGGGTGGATCAAGAAGCGGCGAACATGGGTGTGGAAGAAAGTAAATTTGTTATGGGTATCGGAAATGGCCTATAAGTTAAAGGACAATGCAAGAATGCTCTTTCTGGTGACGGTCGTCATTTCCATTGCCAGCATGAGCGCCGGGGTAGTCATAGCGATGGATGAGGATAACCGGGATAGTTATTTGGATGATCCCTTTGTTTTGAGGTATTACAGCACTAATGAGTCCTTTGTTAAGGAAGATCTGGATCATATCAATCGACAGCTTGAGGCGGCCGGTGTTGTCTATAATCAGTTCAAGGTGGAGAGTATCAACAAGAGCTCAAGTCACCGTTCTCTTAAATATTTGTCGGTTATGCCTTTGTCCATTTTTAATCAGATCGAGAATGCGATAGGCCTTAATTCAATCCCATTGGATTCTAAGCATGGCCAAGCACTCCTTGTATATGATGCAGCGAAATCCTCTCCAGTGAATGTAGATAAGCCGATAGAAATCGTTCTGGAAGGCGGAAAGCAAGTTCAGATTCAGGGTTCAGTTGGCAGTAAGGCACTGCCTTACATGGGCTACATAAATACAAACCTTCTTATTGTAAGCGATGATTTATATAAACAGCTTCGCGCTCAGGAACAGAGGGCTGATACGGTCTATTTCTATGAAGTACCGGCTTGGAACAGTGGGTCTTTGCCTGATGAAGCGAGTCAAGAATATCGTCTGGGGGTAGATATAGGGAAATGGAATGAGGATCATGACCATGGAAATTTGTTATCCATCCGCAGCGACGGTTATATTAAATTAAAGCTCGGTACAGCTTTATTCCGATTTATAGGTATTTTTATCTCCTTGATATTTTCGTTTGCTTCTGCAAGCTTTCTATATTTCAAGCTCCATACGGAACTGTCGACAGATGCAGCCATGTATCGTGCCCTTTCTAAAATTGGACTCAGCACGGCAGAAATGAAGAAATCGACGAGCCTGCAGATTGGATTGCTGTTTTTTATTCCGATCATTGTCTCCACCATATTTAGTCTTGTTGTGTTGGCTCCGATTTTAAAGATGGTGTATATTAACTCTTACTACAAGCCTGTGCTTATGGCTGCGGCTGGGTTCTTGGCCTTGCAGATGGTCTATTATTTCATCGTCAGAGCCGGATACTTACGGCACTTAAAGAGAATCATGGTGTAA
- a CDS encoding MFS transporter has protein sequence MNKLNAPRPTYQDDPSIQKKRWFILVVLNLFTFMSTLDGSIVNIALPVISKNLDLPVAQTEWVVTSYLMMICAAILFFGKLGDIVGKIKVFKIGMIIFTAGSLLCGFSGSLPLLIISRLVQALGASMTMANNQGIVTDIFPAKERGKALGLIGTFVSLGSIAGPSLGGIIVAGLGWEYIFWVNVPVGIIAILIGWRVLPKDLTKLEVRIDKTGSLLFTLFILSLFAGLLLGQQVGYDDIRIIGSLIAAFLILISFLWIESRKEAPLLQMTLFKNPMFSLSILCGFLVFVANFCFNIIAPFYAQSILNLSPSHAGLLLMLFPIIMVIVAPISGALSDKIGSELLTFAGLVVMVIAQIGLAQLHQGSPVILVGVWIAMLGLGSGLFQSPNNSLVMSKVPRTQLGIAGSINSLVRNVGMVVGITVATTTLFGVMSSKAGYRVTGLIPGRPDLFLSGMHIVFLASASICFAAALLTGWRLWMSRLKQ, from the coding sequence ATGAACAAATTAAATGCCCCCCGACCTACATATCAGGATGACCCTTCAATCCAAAAGAAGCGATGGTTCATCTTGGTCGTCCTTAATCTCTTTACATTTATGTCTACCTTGGACGGCAGTATTGTCAACATTGCCTTGCCTGTAATTTCGAAGAACCTAGATCTCCCTGTCGCCCAAACAGAGTGGGTTGTTACCAGCTATTTAATGATGATCTGTGCAGCGATCCTTTTCTTTGGCAAACTGGGAGATATCGTAGGCAAGATAAAAGTCTTCAAGATCGGCATGATCATCTTCACCGCGGGTTCCCTGCTCTGCGGTTTTAGCGGAAGCCTACCGCTGCTCATCATCTCCCGCTTGGTTCAAGCCTTGGGCGCTTCAATGACAATGGCCAATAACCAGGGGATTGTTACGGATATTTTCCCCGCCAAGGAACGCGGAAAGGCCCTGGGCTTAATCGGCACGTTCGTCTCGCTTGGAAGTATTGCCGGACCAAGCTTGGGCGGAATTATTGTCGCCGGGCTGGGATGGGAATATATCTTCTGGGTCAACGTTCCGGTTGGCATCATCGCCATCCTTATCGGCTGGAGGGTATTACCTAAGGATCTTACCAAGCTTGAAGTGAGAATTGATAAGACCGGCAGCCTACTATTCACCTTATTTATACTCTCGCTGTTCGCAGGCTTACTTCTGGGACAGCAGGTAGGCTATGACGACATCCGCATTATTGGTTCACTAATTGCGGCGTTCCTAATCCTGATCAGCTTCTTATGGATTGAATCCCGGAAAGAAGCGCCTCTGCTGCAAATGACCTTATTTAAAAATCCTATGTTCTCTTTAAGTATTCTTTGTGGTTTCCTGGTATTCGTCGCCAACTTCTGCTTCAATATTATCGCGCCGTTCTATGCTCAGAGCATTCTGAATTTGTCACCTTCCCATGCGGGTCTGCTGCTCATGCTATTTCCTATCATCATGGTGATTGTAGCTCCTATCAGCGGGGCGCTGTCCGATAAGATAGGATCTGAGCTGCTAACCTTTGCCGGACTGGTCGTTATGGTGATTGCCCAGATCGGTCTCGCACAGCTGCACCAAGGCAGTCCTGTAATTCTAGTAGGAGTTTGGATCGCGATGCTCGGTCTTGGCAGCGGATTGTTCCAGTCTCCTAATAACTCGCTTGTCATGTCCAAAGTTCCGCGCACTCAGCTCGGTATTGCCGGCAGTATTAATTCGCTTGTACGAAATGTCGGCATGGTTGTCGGCATCACAGTTGCCACAACGACTCTCTTCGGCGTGATGAGCAGCAAGGCAGGCTACCGCGTAACCGGCCTCATTCCAGGACGCCCTGATTTATTCCTTAGCGGGATGCACATTGTGTTCCTTGCATCGGCTTCGATCTGCTTCGCGGCCGCACTCTTGACCGGTTGGAGACTATGGATGTCAAGGCTTAAGCAATAA
- a CDS encoding MarR family winged helix-turn-helix transcriptional regulator: MKKNTVGKLISYIHRMHQRELASTLKLYGLGGGGHHSYLKTIIQAPGLNQDQLTHEVNFDKATTARCVKQLEEAGYVLRVVDELDRRSYRVYPTEKAIEFAPVLSDILHQYNVELTACLSPAEKDQLTDLLQKIYDHKQINN; encoded by the coding sequence ATGAAGAAGAATACTGTAGGTAAATTAATTTCCTATATTCATCGAATGCATCAAAGAGAGCTGGCCAGCACGCTGAAATTATATGGGCTTGGCGGTGGTGGGCATCACAGTTATCTCAAGACGATTATACAGGCACCTGGGCTCAATCAGGATCAGCTTACCCATGAGGTGAATTTCGATAAGGCGACCACAGCGCGCTGCGTTAAACAATTAGAGGAAGCCGGATATGTCCTGCGTGTCGTGGATGAGTTGGATCGGCGGTCTTATCGGGTGTATCCCACAGAGAAGGCTATCGAATTTGCGCCTGTGCTTTCAGATATTCTTCATCAATATAATGTGGAATTAACAGCATGTTTATCTCCTGCAGAGAAAGATCAGTTAACTGATCTTCTTCAGAAAATCTACGATCATAAACAAATTAACAACTAG
- a CDS encoding CBS domain-containing protein: MMKVKDFMIQQVHKVQQDQTLKDVLRLFIHHRISGVPVTDANNKLVGMISDGDVLRYINPQKQTVYDVFSYVIVTEQEELVEALSNRINTSAKKIMKTKIHSVSPEDELEKALQILAKHHFKKLPVVNEHKQVVGVISRGDLLKQMATKIINLD; this comes from the coding sequence ATGATGAAGGTCAAAGATTTTATGATTCAGCAGGTGCATAAGGTTCAGCAGGACCAGACGCTGAAGGATGTGCTTCGTCTCTTTATCCATCATCGGATCAGCGGGGTACCCGTAACGGATGCAAACAACAAGCTTGTTGGAATGATCAGTGACGGTGATGTGCTGCGTTATATCAACCCCCAGAAGCAGACAGTGTATGACGTATTCTCTTACGTGATTGTTACTGAACAAGAAGAATTGGTGGAAGCGTTATCAAACAGAATTAATACCTCTGCGAAAAAAATTATGAAGACCAAAATTCATTCCGTAAGTCCGGAGGATGAGCTGGAAAAGGCGCTGCAAATTTTAGCGAAGCACCATTTTAAGAAGCTTCCGGTTGTTAACGAACATAAGCAGGTCGTCGGGGTGATCAGCAGAGGAGATCTGCTGAAGCAAATGGCCACCAAGATTATTAATCTTGATTAG
- the dhaK gene encoding dihydroxyacetone kinase subunit DhaK — protein MKKIINNPEHIVAEMCNGMVMAHPELEFLRKYKIIKKRSIQENKVSVISGGGSGHEPAHAGFVGKGMLDAAICGDVFASPSQIQVYQGIKAAAGKKGTLLIIKNYSGDMMNFKNAAYLAGEDGLAVDYVKVEDDIAVTDSLYTVGRRGVAGTVLVHKIAGAAAEEGRSLQQVKAAAEKAAANVRSIGFALTSCTVPAKGTPTFELAEDEMEYGVGIHGEPGIQREGIASADSLAVRMVEALLQDLQIGNESEEIAVLVNGFGATPLQELYILNNSVARELSRKQVKVCRTFVGNYMTSIDMAGASLTIMKLDEELKSLLSKECDTPAFKVSGPVEAVHYSDRAGDDEEDSVPVSYEVQTAIEHSRIEADRITLDNLIYLVDMMSEVIIKNEVPFCELDSQAGDGDFGMSVAKGFRQLKREWSEILAAHTQSIGSFLSACSMVIMEHCGGASGPIWGSAFRAAGKAAGERTALDVAEFADLLQAAVTGIQSTGERSFGRGAVVGDKTLVDALVPCADAWSESVRTGLDMKSALVRGAEAAVQGAKKTEEIVARMGRAGTVGERSLGVPDAGAYALGVIFTELASSVSLK, from the coding sequence GTGAAGAAAATTATAAACAATCCTGAACATATCGTGGCGGAAATGTGCAACGGCATGGTAATGGCGCACCCTGAGCTTGAATTTTTGAGAAAATATAAGATCATTAAGAAGCGCAGCATCCAGGAGAACAAGGTTAGTGTCATTAGCGGTGGTGGCAGCGGCCATGAACCGGCTCATGCCGGATTTGTCGGGAAGGGGATGCTGGATGCAGCCATTTGCGGAGATGTCTTCGCCTCGCCTTCACAAATTCAAGTCTATCAAGGGATTAAAGCGGCCGCAGGCAAGAAGGGCACTCTATTAATTATTAAGAATTATAGCGGCGATATGATGAACTTCAAAAATGCGGCTTACTTAGCCGGTGAGGACGGACTTGCCGTTGATTATGTTAAAGTAGAAGACGATATTGCTGTTACGGACAGCCTGTATACCGTAGGAAGAAGAGGCGTAGCTGGAACGGTTTTGGTACATAAAATTGCTGGTGCCGCAGCAGAAGAGGGCCGGAGTCTACAGCAGGTTAAGGCGGCTGCTGAGAAGGCTGCGGCGAATGTTCGCAGCATTGGCTTCGCGCTTACCTCTTGCACCGTTCCAGCCAAAGGAACACCTACCTTTGAACTGGCTGAGGATGAGATGGAGTACGGGGTGGGGATTCATGGAGAACCAGGTATACAGCGTGAAGGCATCGCCTCTGCGGACAGTTTGGCAGTACGAATGGTTGAGGCGCTTTTACAAGATCTTCAGATCGGGAACGAGTCAGAGGAGATTGCTGTTCTAGTGAATGGTTTTGGAGCTACTCCTCTCCAGGAGCTTTATATCCTCAACAACTCTGTTGCAAGAGAATTGTCTAGGAAGCAGGTCAAGGTATGCCGGACGTTTGTCGGGAATTATATGACCAGCATTGATATGGCAGGGGCATCCTTAACGATTATGAAGCTGGATGAGGAACTTAAAAGTTTGTTATCCAAGGAATGTGATACGCCGGCCTTCAAGGTATCCGGTCCGGTAGAAGCGGTTCACTATTCAGACAGAGCAGGGGACGATGAGGAAGACTCGGTTCCGGTTTCTTATGAAGTTCAAACTGCGATCGAGCATTCCAGAATAGAAGCTGATCGAATTACGCTAGATAACCTGATCTACCTGGTCGACATGATGAGTGAGGTCATCATCAAGAATGAGGTTCCTTTCTGTGAGCTTGACTCGCAGGCGGGCGACGGGGATTTTGGAATGAGTGTAGCGAAGGGATTTCGTCAATTGAAACGGGAGTGGAGTGAGATTTTAGCTGCACATACGCAGAGCATTGGCAGTTTTCTCAGCGCGTGCTCAATGGTAATTATGGAGCACTGCGGAGGTGCTTCTGGACCCATCTGGGGATCGGCATTTCGGGCAGCGGGTAAGGCAGCGGGTGAGCGAACGGCACTTGATGTCGCCGAATTTGCTGACCTGCTGCAGGCGGCTGTAACAGGCATTCAGTCCACTGGCGAGAGGTCCTTTGGACGCGGAGCTGTAGTTGGCGATAAGACTTTGGTTGATGCGCTTGTGCCTTGTGCGGATGCCTGGAGCGAAAGCGTCAGAACAGGTCTGGACATGAAGAGTGCGTTGGTCAGAGGAGCAGAAGCTGCGGTTCAAGGAGCTAAGAAAACCGAAGAAATCGTTGCCCGGATGGGGCGCGCAGGAACCGTTGGAGAGAGAAGTCTCGGAGTTCCCGATGCTGGAGCTTATGCCCTAGGAGTTATTTTTACAGAGCTGGCAAGTAGCGTGAGCCTGAAATAG
- a CDS encoding pentapeptide repeat-containing protein, which yields MLDQRNDIDYASTLRADCENCFGLCCVALPYAASSDFARTKGAGEPCSHLQGNFRCGVHNELRQLGFRGCTVYDCFGAGQQVSQHTYKAQSWREVPEVSAEMFEVFPVMRHLYELLWYLNDALARTTSPALEVQLRQALEETVRLTELSAAELLELNFAVHRAEVNQLLLETSELVRSETKKQIKNAQNRREFKRGADLIGAKLKGADLRCVNLRGAYLIAADLRDADLRWADLIGADMRDTDLRGADLSESLFLTQFQINAAKGDAKTKLPITLTHPPHWS from the coding sequence ATGCTTGATCAACGAAATGATATTGACTATGCCTCAACACTTCGCGCGGATTGCGAGAATTGCTTCGGATTGTGCTGTGTTGCGCTGCCCTATGCAGCGTCATCGGACTTCGCTAGGACGAAGGGAGCTGGTGAACCTTGTTCACATCTTCAGGGTAATTTCCGCTGCGGCGTTCATAATGAATTGAGACAGCTCGGTTTCCGGGGCTGTACAGTCTATGATTGCTTTGGTGCGGGGCAGCAGGTTTCTCAGCATACATATAAAGCGCAGAGCTGGAGAGAAGTGCCCGAAGTTTCAGCAGAAATGTTTGAAGTCTTTCCTGTAATGCGCCATTTGTATGAGCTGCTGTGGTATTTGAACGATGCTCTGGCTAGAACAACTTCACCTGCTCTGGAGGTTCAGCTGCGCCAAGCTCTTGAAGAGACAGTTCGGCTAACAGAGCTGAGCGCGGCAGAATTGCTGGAACTGAACTTCGCAGTCCACCGGGCTGAAGTCAATCAGTTGCTCTTGGAGACAAGCGAGCTTGTACGCAGTGAGACCAAGAAGCAAATCAAAAACGCGCAAAACCGCCGGGAATTCAAGCGGGGAGCAGATTTAATCGGAGCAAAGCTTAAGGGAGCTGATCTGCGCTGTGTGAACCTTCGGGGTGCATACTTGATCGCCGCGGATCTACGGGATGCCGATCTTCGGTGGGCTGATCTCATCGGTGCAGATATGCGGGATACCGACCTAAGGGGTGCCGATCTTTCAGAAAGCCTGTTTCTGACTCAATTCCAGATTAATGCAGCCAAGGGAGATGCTAAGACTAAGCTTCCCATCACGCTTACGCATCCGCCTCACTGGTCTTAG
- a CDS encoding DMT family transporter has protein sequence MRGIILALLGGACITLQGVANSRISQDIGTWQAATITQLTGFVLALGILFFVRDGKKRGFRKVKPLYLIGGAFGAVVIFSEVTAIQTIGVTFTISALLIAQLLLTFLVDINGWFGVKKQQMRLPQFVGIGMMIAGVIILKL, from the coding sequence ATGAGAGGAATTATTTTAGCATTGCTTGGTGGAGCTTGTATAACCCTTCAGGGCGTCGCCAACTCCAGAATCAGCCAGGATATCGGAACTTGGCAGGCAGCCACTATCACCCAACTTACCGGTTTTGTGTTAGCACTGGGGATCTTGTTCTTCGTCAGGGACGGGAAGAAGCGGGGGTTTAGGAAGGTGAAGCCGCTTTATCTAATTGGAGGGGCTTTTGGTGCCGTAGTGATCTTTAGCGAAGTGACGGCCATTCAAACCATAGGAGTGACCTTCACCATATCAGCGCTTCTTATTGCGCAATTGCTCCTGACTTTTTTGGTAGATATCAACGGATGGTTTGGTGTTAAAAAACAGCAGATGCGGTTACCCCAATTTGTCGGGATCGGCATGATGATTGCTGGCGTTATTATTTTAAAATTATAA
- a CDS encoding Crp/Fnr family transcriptional regulator, whose protein sequence is MKEIQDIRQLRTYLKAHQIESVFSEQLIPHLSLYSYDIGESVCTQGEAADTLYVLVKGKLKIYTTSPEGKTLIVSFKTPLEVIGDIEYIKGIEIINTVEVVSPAHMIAVPYRCLNKYGQNHAPLLKFLLDVLAQKFYVKSSFLSFNLMYPVEVRLASYLLSICFDETDSAFVGKLSTGLLVDVANLIGTSYRHLNRVILKLSQEGLIERSKGAIVVKDKEGLRALAERNIYE, encoded by the coding sequence ATGAAAGAAATTCAAGATATACGGCAGCTTAGAACCTATCTTAAAGCTCATCAAATCGAATCCGTATTTAGTGAGCAGTTAATTCCGCATCTGTCGCTGTACAGCTATGATATTGGTGAGTCCGTCTGCACCCAGGGTGAAGCGGCGGACACATTGTATGTGCTTGTCAAGGGTAAGCTGAAGATTTATACGACCTCACCGGAGGGTAAGACGCTGATTGTGTCATTTAAGACACCGCTTGAGGTGATTGGTGATATTGAATACATTAAGGGGATCGAGATCATCAACACTGTTGAGGTGGTTTCTCCCGCCCACATGATTGCTGTGCCCTATCGTTGTCTGAATAAATATGGACAGAATCATGCGCCATTGCTGAAGTTTCTGCTGGATGTTTTAGCCCAGAAATTTTATGTGAAGTCCAGCTTCTTAAGCTTTAATCTGATGTATCCTGTTGAGGTACGCCTTGCGAGTTACCTACTGTCTATATGTTTTGATGAAACGGATTCAGCTTTTGTAGGGAAGCTAAGCACCGGGCTACTAGTGGATGTTGCCAACTTGATCGGTACAAGTTACAGGCATTTAAACCGGGTAATCCTGAAGCTAAGTCAGGAAGGGCTGATAGAGCGAAGCAAGGGAGCGATTGTAGTGAAGGATAAAGAGGGATTAAGGGCGCTAGCTGAACGGAATATTTATGAATAG